From the Cryptosporidium parvum Iowa II chromosome 2, whole genome shotgun sequence genome, one window contains:
- a CDS encoding 3x TPR domain-containing protein gives MSSNHKDLVFGWEERLVDTSSKNYLKSKDSLAPELFEKLLKSLEIAESYSCLKLINDPHFKLLISPLYKEYHSNLETKSLEKISQNVLDYYMSYILKDNDQVSQKIAQFEILCLSILLLNIYMQSNWTGPPFKIDDGVSKDWKPEKKEADYNNNELSGLITESLDNDKEFGNNYHKECTCCLEIDGEYLYQRCNSAPFLTWSIFLIEFLSNRSTDNKDEFNSESNILKLSKYIVIGDEIPKLSFINFWKQRFYRIWQRSLEGGIKFAATPYLESTILEKYSNWLKNEWNIIPDDFPINDRFKDNLLRSFRFDEELSSNQALFSNKLDKNVSSIFLLDLSLSLSTFSRANPCAILLKQISLMNGFKYSFTGALGQKRMNQRESTAQLVVEVYRSSDNLENEIDRNVVESEEPTEDSINNETEEKILDRQYPENVLLKSVDPNIDIYENVKLDDDKNSHLTGSLAIIEQCVLLIHGVAIYETSPTNDVIAYEQLNALTNRILKFDITKIKDEDLRKKIHNWLCFSTALWYRCYAEHHRGRTADRACLQLQSLVDQFNDAEPGPEERLRLVFSVNYPNIWEAKKELGIRMMRIGSVLSAYNMFVEMCMWEDAVDCLIVADRKTEAIELVKEQLKVRETPRLYCSLGDLTQDLSFYEKSWELSRHRFARAQRSLGNAYFKKSQFELALDAYTKASLVNSTNVNCWFSLGCVALRLERWEIAQQAFSRVVSLDPQQGEAWANLAAALSKKELWDEAQSAINEGLKHSRDNWMMWDSSLKIAIKREDLSRIIECLSGIMKLASYKERFPMWSLPNIINLLKSEKYAHEINNSDRPYSLINKSLNLLNQISQYSSKPVVYYVLSEIQLLKNDFSSAYSSKMKELRGSMEVIFNEKISSDDKEKYLQDIPNIYSDIKEIIYKCNDSDKPNEERVDEVNMVITTIIKRLKVTKPVWSSALEQKLSSSLS, from the coding sequence ATGAGTAGTAATCATAAAGATTTGGTATTTGGCTGGGAAGAAAGACTTGTTGACACAAGCAGTAAAAATTACTTGAAAAGCAAGGACTCACTTGCGCCTGAATTGTTTGAGAAACTGCTAAAATCTTTAGAGATTGCAGAGTCATATTCTTGtttgaaattgattaatGATCCACactttaaattattaatatctcCATTATATAAAGAATACCACTCAAATTTGGAGACAAAATCACTTGAAAAGATCTCTCAAAATGTATTGGATTATTATATGAGctatattttaaaagataATGATCAAGTTTCGCAAAAAATAGCtcaatttgaaattttatgTCTTTCAATACTTTTGCTAAATATTTACATGCAATCAAATTGGACGGGTCCTCCATTTAAAATAGACGACGGTGTATCTAAAGATTGGAAGCCTGAAAAGAAAGAGGCTGATTATAACAATAACGAACTTTCTGGACTGATCACAGAAAGTTTAgataatgataaagaatttggaaACAATTATCACAAAGAATGTACTTGTTGTCTGGAAATAGATGGTGAATATTTGTACCAAAGATGTAATTCAGCCCCATTTCTAACTTGGAGTATATTTCTGATTGAATTCTTATCAAATAGGTCAACtgataataaagatgaatttaataGTGAATCCAATATACtgaaattatcaaaatatattgtaaTAGGTGATGAAATACCAAAATTAAGCTTTATAAACTTTTGGAAGCAAAGATTTTACCGTATATGGCAAAGGAGTTTAGAAGGAGGAATAAAATTTGCTGCAACTCCTTATTTAGAGAGTACAATTCTTGAGAAGTATTCAAATTGgttaaaaaatgaatggAATATAATTCCAGATGATTTCCCAATAAACGATCGTTTCAAGGATAACCTTTTAAGGTCTTTCAGATTTGATGAAGAATTATCAAGTAATCAAGCTTTGTTTTCAAACAAATTGGATAAAAATGTTTCTTCTATATTTTTACTTGATCTTTCCCTTTCTTTATCCACTTTTAGTAGAGCAAATCCATGTGCAATATTACTTAAACAAATATCTTTAATGAAtggatttaaatattcattcaCTGGAGCACTTGGacaaaaaagaatgaatCAAAGGGAGAGTACAGCACAGCTTGTAGTTGAAGTTTATCGAAGTTCTGATAATCTTGAAAACGAAATAGATAGAAATGTTGTGGAAAGTGAAGAGCCAACTGAAGATTCCATAAATAATGAGACCGAAGAGAAGATTCTTGATCGTCAATATCCAGAAAATGTTTTACTCAAGAGTGTAGatccaaatattgatatttatgAAAACGTGAAACTGGATGATGATAAAAATAGTCACCTTACCGGATCCTTGGCAATAATAGAACAATgtgtattattaatacatgGCGTTGCAATTTATGAAACAAGTCCAACAAATGATGTAATAGCTTATGAGCAGCTGAATGCTTTGACAAACAGAATCTTAAAATTCGATATAACCAAAATCAAAGATGAGGATCTTCGCAAAAAAATTCATAATTGGTTATGTTTCTCAACAGCCTTATGGTATAGATGTTATGCAGAGCATCATCGAGGCAGAACAGCTGATAGAGCCTGTCTTCAACTTCAATCACTGGTTGATCAATTTAATGACGCTGAGCCAGGTCCTGAAGAACGTCTTAGATTGGTATTTTCTGTAAattatccaaatatttGGGAAGCAAAGAAAGAACTTGGAATAAGAATGATGAGGATTGGTTCTGTTTTATCAGCTTATAATATGTTTGTAGAAATGTGTATGTGGGAAGATGCTGTAGACTGTTTAATTGTTGCAGATAGAAAAACTGAAGCTATTGAGCTAGTTAAAGAACAGCTCAAAGTTAGAGAAACTCCACGTCTTTATTGTTCTCTTGGAGATCTTACTCAAGATCTTTCATTTTATGAAAAATCATGGGAACTTTCTCGCCATAGATTTGCAAGAGCGCAAAGATCTTTAGGAAATGCATACTTTAAGAAATCACAATTTGAGCTTGCTCTTGATGCTTATACAAAGGCTTCATTGGTTAACTCCACAAATGTAAATTGTTGGTTTTCACTTGGGTGCGTTGCTTTAAGGCTTGAGAGGTGGGAAATTGCACAACAAGCATTTAGCAGAGTAGTTTCTTTAGATCCGCAGCAAGGTGAAGCTTGGGCAAATTTGGCTGCCGCTCTGTCTAAGAAAGAATTATGGGATGAAGCACAAAGTGCGATTAACGAAGGCCTAAAACATTCAAGAGACAATTGGATGATGTGGGATTCTTCACTTAAAATTGCTATTAAAAGAGAAGATTTAAGTCGTATCATTGAATGTTTATCTGGTATTATGAAGCTTGCTTCTTATAAAGAACGATTTCCAATGTGGTCTcttccaaatattattaatcttcTTAAGAGTGAGAAATATGCCcatgaaattaataattcagaCAGACCATATTCACTTATTAACAAAAGtctgaatttattaaaccAAATTTCGCAGTATTCATCAAAACCTGTAGTTTATTACGTCTTATCAGAAATCCAACTTTTAAAGAATGACTTTAGCAGTGCATATTCTAGTAAAATGAAAGAGCTTAGAGGTTCCATGGAAGTAATTTTTAACGAAAAGATTTCTTCTGATGACAAAGAGAAGTATCTTCAGGACATaccaaatatatattctgatataaaagaaatcatTTACAAATGTAATGACTCTGACAAACCCAATGAGGAACGAGTTGATGAAGTTAATATGGTAATCACAACGATTATTAAGAGGCTTAAAGTTACTAAACCAGTTTGGTCTTCCGCTCTTGAACAAAAACTTTCTAGTTCTTTAtcataa
- a CDS encoding phosphoglucomutase, tandemly duplicated gene, translating to MEQVQVTPYLDQKPGTSGLRKKTRVFMEGTYLANFIESYFQSFPPENFEGATLLVAGDGRFFLPEAIQIISEIAAAHKVKRIWTGVNGLCSTPAGSAIIREREGGIAVGGILLTASHNPGGIDEDFGVKFNGKNGGPAQDSVTNTIFEITKKLTSYKKISLPKIDLSKIGVQELIPNQFTVEVIDTSEDWLKLMKKIFDFQKIQNLLNRKDFKMAFDSMHGVAGPYARKLFVDEFGLPESSLLHLESKPDFGGLHPDPNLTYAKDLVELMKVKSPEKVDKSTPDFGAAGDGDCDRNMILGKGFFVTPSDSVAIIASYAKEAIPYFSKGLAGVSRSMPTSTSLNNVAEKLGIPCYEVPTGWKYFGNLMDAKMIDICGEESFGTGSDHIREKDGLWAVLAWLSILAHKNPDPTKPLVSVEDITREFWKTYGRNYYTRFDYESIETEKADQFFKHLNSLMEDHQKLREIIKPYGIDIKLTDNFTYNDPVDKSVAKNQGLRFIFQDNSRVVFRLSGTGSVGATIRIYIEKTVSDQTKVNSTSNEILGDLIEIVEKKIKLKESTGRDRPTVIT from the coding sequence atggaGCAAGTTCAAGTAACGCCTTATCTTGACCAGAAGCCAGGAACAAGTGGTCTAAGAAAGAAAACCCGTGTATTTATGGAAGGAACTTACTTGGCTAACTTTATTGAATCATACTTCCAATCATTCCCACctgaaaattttgaagGTGCAACACTTTTGGTAGCTGGCGATGGTAGATTCTTTCTACCAGAAGCAATACAAATTATTTCCGAAATTGCTGCAGCACATAAAGTTAAAAGGATTTGGACTGGTGTTAATGGCTTATGTTCAACACCAGCAGGGAGTGCTATCATAAGAGAAAGAGAAGGCGGTATTGCAGTCGGTGGAATCTTATTAACAGCTTCACACAACCCAGGTGGTATTGATGAGGACTTTGGAGTTAAATTTAACGGAAAGAATGGTGGCCCAGCTCAAGATTCGGTTACCAATacaatttttgaaattacaaaaaaattaacatCATATAAGAAGATTTCACTTCctaaaattgatttaagTAAAATTGGCGTGCAGGAATTAATACCCAATCAATTTACCGTCGAAGTAATAGATACATCTGAAGATTGgctaaaattaatgaaaaagatatttgatttccaaaagattcaaaatctACTTAATAGAAAAGATTTTAAAATGGCTTTTGATTCTATGCATGGTGTGGCTGGACCATATGCAAGAAAACTCTTTGTTGACGAATTTGGATTGCCAGAAAGTTCATTGTTACATTTGGAATCAAAGCCAGATTTTGGAGGGCTTCATCCTGATCCAAATCTTACTTATGCAAAAGACTTAGTTGAATTAATGAAAGTTAAATCTCCAGAAAAAGTTGATAAAAGCACGCCAGATTTTGGTGCTGCTGGAGATGGTGACTGTGATAGAAATATGATTTTGGGTAAAGGATTCTTTGTTACCCCTTCAGATTCTGTTGCAATTATTGCATCATATGCGAAAGAAGCAATCCCATACTTCTCAAAAGGATTGGCTGGTGTCTCAAGATCTATGCCTACTAGTACTTCGCTCAATAATGTAGCAGAAAAGCTCGGAATCCCATGCTATGAGGTACCAACAGGATGGAAATACTTTGGTAATTTAATGGATGCAAAAATGATTGACATATGTGGTGAAGAATCTTTTGGAACAGGAAGTGACCATATTCGTGAAAAGGATGGATTATGGGCAGTGTTGGCTTGGTTATCGATTCTAGCCCACAAGAATCCAGACCCAACAAAGCCATTGGTATCTGTTGAGGATATCACTAGGGAATTCTGGAAAACATATGGAAGAAACTACTACACTAGATTCGATTACGAATCAATTGAAACAGAAAAAGCTGATCAATTCTTTAAacatttaaattctttaatggAAGATCATCAGAAATTAAGAGAAATCATTAAACCATATGGTATTGATATCAAATTAACTGATAACTTTACATATAATGATCCAGTAGATAAATCTGTCGCAAAAAATCAGGGTTTAAGATTTATCTTTCAGGATAACTCCAGAGTTGTTTTCCGCCTATCAGGTACAGGTTCAGTAGGAGCAACAATTCGAATTTACATTGAAAAGACTGTGAGTGATCAAACAAAAGTTAATAGCACATCAAACGAAATCCTTGGCGATTTGATTGAGATAGTTGAGAAAAagattaaattaaaagaatcGACAGGAAGAGATAGGCCAACTGTTATAACTTAA
- a CDS encoding phosphoglucomutase, tandemly duplicated gene, with protein MMKILNILFSLVLVSQYVNANESVGNLRYLQKINLIEPTDGQAKVVTSQDVQINQGRALIKKKVSVVTRNVIETETTETYYYSDKGLDAWSPNENDNLLDMLVQEVQISPYLDQKPGTSGLRKKTRVFMEGTYLANFIESYFQSFPPENFEGATLLVAGDGRFFLPEAIQIISEIAAAHKVKRIWTGVNGLCSTPAGSAIIREREGGIAVGGILLTASHNPGGIDEDFGVKFNEKNGGPAQDSVTNAIFEITKKLTSYKKISLPKIDLSKIGVQELIPNQFTVEVIDTSEDWLKLMKKIFDFQKIQNLLNRKDFKMVFDSMHGVAGPYARKLFIDEFGLPESSLLHLESKPDFGGLHPDPNLTYAKDLVELMKVKSPEKVDKNTPDFGAAGDGDCDRNMILGKGFFVTPSDSVAIIASYAKEAIPYFSKGLAGVSRSMPTSTSLNNVAEKLGIPCYEVPTGWKYFGNLMDAKMIDICGEESFGTGSDHIREKDGLWAVLAWLSILAYKNPDPTKSLVSVEDITREFWKTYGRNYYTRFDYESVETEKADQFFKHLNSLMEDSQKLRNSLRSSGLKVKFMDNFTYNDPVDGSVTKNQGVRIIFTDGSRIIFRISGTGSVGATIRVYMEKTVKNPQEFEKTTQQALNHLIEIVEKKIKLKEITGRSKPTVIT; from the coding sequence atgatgaaaattttgaacaTACTCTTTTCATTAGTTCTTGTAAGTCAGTATGTCAATGCAAACGAAAGTGTGGGGAATTTGAGATATTTGcagaaaataaatctgATCGAACCTACCGATGGTCAAGCAAAGGTAGTTACCTCCCAGGATGTTCAAATTAATCAGGGAAGGGCCCTAATTAAGAAGAAAGTGTCCGTAGTAACAAGAAATGTCATTGAAACCGAAACAACTGAgacttattattattcagaTAAAGGTCTAGATGCTTGGAGTcctaatgaaaatgataatcTATTAGATATGTTAGTTCAAGAAGTTCAAATATCTCCTTATCTTGATCAAAAGCCAGGAACAAGTGGTCTAAGAAAGAAAACCCGTGTATTTATGGAAGGAACTTACTTGGCTAACTTTATTGAATCATACTTCCAATCATTCCCACctgaaaattttgaagGTGCAACACTTTTGGTAGCTGGCGATGGTAGATTCTTTCTACCAGAAGCAATACAAATTATTTCCGAAATTGCTGCAGCACATAAAGTTAAAAGGATTTGGACTGGTGTTAACGGTTTATGTTCAACACCAGCAGGGAGTGCTATCATAAGAGAAAGAGAAGGCGGTATTGCAGTCGGTGGAATCTTATTAACAGCTTCACACAACCCAGGTGGTATTGATGAGGACTTTGGAGTTAAATTTAACGAAAAGAATGGAGGCCCAGCTCAAGATTCGGTCACCAACgcaatttttgaaattacaaaaaaattaacatCATATAAGAAGATTTCACTTCccaaaattgatttaaGTAAAATTGGCGTACAGGAATTAATACCCAATCAATTTACCGTCGAAGTAATAGATACATCTGAAGATTGgctaaaattaatgaaaaagatatttgatttccaaaagattcaaaatctACTTAATAGAAAAGATTTTAAAATGGTCTTTGATTCTATGCATGGTGTGGCTGGACCATATGCAAGAAAACTCTTTATTGACGAATTTGGATTGCCAGAAAGTTCATTGTTACATTTGGAATCAAAGCCAGATTTTGGAGGGCTTCATCCTGATCCAAATCTTACTTATGCAAAAGACTTAGTTGAATTAATGAAAGTTAAATCGCCAGAAAAAGTTGATAAAAACACACCAGATTTTGGTGCTGCTGGAGATGGTGACTGTGATAGAAATATGATTTTGGGTAAAGGATTCTTTGTTACCCCTTCAGATTCTGTTGCAATTATTGCATCATATGCAAAAGAAGCAATCCCATACTTCTCAAAAGGATTGGCTGGTGTCTCAAGATCTATGCCTACTAGTACGTCGCTCAATAATGTAGCAGAAAAGCTCGGAATCCCATGCTACGAGGTACCAACAGGATGGAAATACTTTGGTAATTTAATGGATGCAAAAATGATTGACATATGTGGTGAAGAATCTTTTGGAACAGGAAGTGACCATATTCGTGAAAAGGACGGATTATGGGCAGTGTTGGCTTGGTTATCGATTCTAGCCTACAAGAATCCAGACCCAACAAAATCATTAGTATCTGTTGAGGATATCACTAGGGAATTCTGGAAAACATATGGAAGAAACTACTACACTAGATTCGATTACGAATCAGTCGAAACAGAAAAAGCTGATCAATTCTTTAAacatttaaattctttaatggAAGATTCTCAGAAATTAAGAAACTCTCTCCGTTCAAGTGGGTTGAAGGTGAAATTTATGGATAACTTTACATATAATGATCCAGTAGATGGTTCAGTTACAAAAAATCAGGGTGTTAGGATTATATTTACGGACGGttcaagaattatttttagaatttcTGGAACAGGATCAGTGGGAGCAACTATTAGGGTATATATGGAGAAGACTGTTAAAAACCCTCaggaatttgaaaaaacaACCCAACAAGCTCTAAATCACTTAATTGAGATAGTTGAGAAAAAGATCAAATTAAAAGAGATTACTGGTAGAAGCAAGCCTACAGTAATTACTTAA
- a CDS encoding secreted papain like protease, signal peptide — protein TFLMGGFKSRFHISLRRKWALFCWFFSILIREISSDLPPNCIHGDVVGTWRIHVGTYKPCPSDQKFEDPTCGFPSPDRDFAHSMLTPTERGLMNNNFKLSFTFDVKFEGSELKVISTQNLDGVDTGKFNDFEKVGTTGNWTVILDQAFTFWTKSYRYTAFFKYINEHEDINASYCYCHTTLLGWWDSYPESVISNQDNKEENKILSLEERSKYNNYPWLVMSEDLKLRRGCWYGMRIFDGDGKMTDRTEWTLKLPRWRSSPLGLPPDHPVNAQNPTIAEYLNEVSAKYSEFESKNKLWSRSNKFEIGDIQNLDTLPKVRKALKISPHFVQRKKSNDEYITEISSVREEEQISGSKNNTDEPIWMRIRSFDWANPQHVYGRLGKKVRLIPEVFNQGDCGDCFAVTAATIITSRLWIKYSNEPDILRKIYASSIQMSECNVYNQGCGGGLITLAFKFAQEVGVRTQDCVDDYAKNLGLKEIYPTPVYTPDEVGIADDGHSFLQTKKGKKFESKKSKIKEIKQQEGDNQEYDQEHDQEHDQEHEQEHEQEHEQEHEQEHEREHDQEQGQKHDQKYQDDYKDMEEHLEGSDSAEHISNVHDYYGDSDDENSSDNEELGHLSGAKYNIPKKFNVIQQLCWDLGGHMGAANTQCRKDIPITKNIPKSCSKIIKVKEYSYVNNVYGKTTARDIMESLWNEGPVAVSLEPTLEFSLYNSGVFKGFYDPITRQYPWSSIPWHKVDHAMVITGWGWETYGNERIPYWIVQNSWGKRWGEKGFCRIIRGVNELSIEHAAVRASVKIYDSDRKYKAADLQKVHDESVFQYL, from the coding sequence ACATTCTTAATGGGAGGATTTAAATCAAGATTTCATATTAGTTTGCGAAGGAAATGGGCTTTATTTTGTTGGTTTTTTTCAATACTAATTAGAGAAATATCAAGTGATTTACCACCAAATTGTATTCATGGCGATGTGGTTGGCACATGGAGAATTCATGTGGGAACTTATAAGCCATGTCCTTCAGatcaaaaatttgaagatcCAACTTGTGGATTTCCATCTCCAGATAGGGATTTTGCGCATAGTATGTTAACACCAACAGAGAGAGGATTGATgaacaataattttaaacTTTCATTTACATTTGATGTAAAATTTGAAGGTAGTGAATTGAAGGTTATTTCAACCCAGAATTTGGATGGCGTTGATACAGGAAAGtttaatgattttgaaaaagtTGGTACAACGGGTAACTGGACAGTAATATTAGATCAAGCTTTCACATTCTGGACAAAATCATATAGATATACAGCGTTCTTCAAGTATATTAATGAACatgaagatattaatgCATCATATTGCTATTGCCACACAACTCTTCTAGGATGGTGGGATTCATATCCTGAAAGTGTAATTTCTAATcaagataataaagaagagAATAAGATATTATCACTTGAAGAAAGAAGTAAGTACAATAATTATCCTTGGCTGGTTATGAGTGAAGATTTAAAGCTTAGAAGAGGCTGTTGGTATGGAATGAGGATATTTGATGGGGATGGTAAGATGACAGATAGAACAGAATGGACTTTGAAGCTTCCAAGATGGAGATCATCACCTTTGGGATTACCTCCAGATCATCCAGTTAACGCACAAAATCCAACAATTGCTGAGTATTTAAATGAAGTATCAGCAAAATattcagaatttgaaaGTAAGAATAAATTATGGAGTAGaagtaataaatttgagatAGGAGATATTCAGAATTTGGATACATTACCAAAAGTAAGAAAAGCATTGAAAATTTCTCCACATTTTgttcaaagaaaaaagtcGAATGATGAGTATATTACAGAAATATCAAGTGTTAGGGAAGAAGAGCAGATTTCTGGTTCTAAAAATAACACTGATGAACCAATTTGGATGAGAATTAGGTCATTTGATTGGGCAAATCCTCAGCATGTTTATGGAAGATTAGGAAAGAAGGTACGATTAATTCCTGAAGTTTTTAATCAAGGAGATTGCGGAGATTGTTTTGCAGTAACAGCAGCTACAATAATTACGTCTCGTTTGTggattaaatattcaaatgaGCCTGATATACTTAGAAAAATCTATGCATCATCAATACAGATGTCTGAATGTAATGTTTATAATCAAGGATGCGGAGGTGGATTAATTACTCTTGCTTTTAAATTTGCTCAGGAAGTTGGCGTTAGAACGCAGGATTGTGTAGATGATTATGCTAAAAATCTTGGTCTCAAGGAAATATATCCAACTCCTGTTTACACGCCAGACGAAGTTGGAATCGCAGATGATGGCCATAGTTTTCTGCAAACAAAAAAGGGAAAGAAGTTTGAAAGTAAAAAGTCTAAAATTAAGGAAATTAAGCAACAAGAGGGAGATAATCAAGAGTATGATCAAGAGCATGATCAAGAGCATGATCAAGAGCATGAACAGGAGCATGAACAGGAGCATGAACAGGAGCATGAACAGGAGCATGAACGGGAGCATGATCAAGAGCAAGGCCAAAAACATGATCAAAAGTACCAAGATGATTATAAAGATATGGAAGAACACTTAGAAGGAAGTGATAGTGCGGAGCATATTTCAAATGTTCACGATTATTATGGCGATTCTGATGATGAGAATTCATCagataatgaagaattgGGGCATCTCAGTGGTgcaaaatataatattccTAAAAAGTTTAATGTTATTCAACAATTATGTTGGGACTTAGGCGGACATATGGGCGCAGCAAATACTCAATGTAGGAAAGATATTCCTATTACAAAAAACATTCCAAAGTCATGTTCAAAGATCATTAAGGTAAAGGAGTACAGCTATGTCAATAACGTTTATGGAAAAACTACTGCTCGTGATATTATGGAGTCATTATGGAATGAAGGGCCTGTTGCAGTTAGTTTGGAGCCAACATtagaattttcattatataattCAGGAGTATTTAAAGGTTTTTATGACCCTATTACACGACAATATCCTTGGTCAAGTATTCCTTGGCATAAAGTTGACCATGCAATGGTAATAACAGGATGGGGATGGGAAACTTATGGTAATGAAAGAATACCTTATTGGATTGTTCAAAATAGTTGGGGTAAACGTTGGGGCGAGAAAGGGTTCTGTAGGATAATTAGAGGAGTAAATGAGTTATCAATTGAACATGCAGCAGTTAGAGCATCTGTTAAAATATATGACAGTGATAGAAAGTACAAGGCGGCTGATTTGCAGAAGGTACATGATGAGTCagtatttcaatatttatga